The Gammaproteobacteria bacterium genome includes a window with the following:
- a CDS encoding UvrD-helicase domain-containing protein — translation MSITPTPEQRKIIDHPLEPLRVAAGAGTGKTTTIAMRLAALVRRDDLEPETALGITFTNKAAEELADKLRLHLPEFAREGREVEVTTYHGFAHRIVGEFGPMVGIARNITVIGSGYQRELLREALGAESPELLDLTSPARRVDELVALTARLGDHLRFPSDVLALHPGDEVEAARREMASVLERYDALKRRLGVADYSDLIRYGYEIVSEPSIGRRIRDRYRVVLLDEYQDTNPAQRELLLQLFGDGFPVTAVGDPDQTIYEWRGASLENFSAFPDHFTVAGKRAKTLTLGVNRRSDRRIIDAANAVKERIGDSQGVERLVARSDAQTGTVSLAWFHAATDEAAWIAREVRRLHDHEGVQWRDMALLFRKNRTIPLLREALEALDIPVEVAALGGLLQVPEVVDLHAWMRLIGHPDDTPSLVRILLGSHYRLGMSDLVPLVRRSRERGTTMLVAIDGEQTELPETAQRRLARFRERYRTLLTLAQGVTLVELARRILDVTGTWAEVEALEGSRRLSARLNLYRFLDLAEEWSPLEGRPSLEAFLDYLDLLQQDATSEELDTATLSGEDAVSLLTVHRAKGLEWSAVFIPAVCHGTFPSFARGGFDDPQRYPKSLPAPLRIDHVADDTSEAALRSRHDAQEWRTAYVAVTRAKHHLVLTGAHWYTTGRPKKPSALFDTIARLDGVTVEPRVREPGKPPELLRTDPRVTTPDPLFPEGWEAAFESAATDPGWLEGLSQNAEGFATQQRRFELVLDELPKNPRPIPEQPLLKVSVTNLVTYATCPKRYFWTVVDPLPRRPSHAARRGIEIHRRIELHNLGAVPLTDAEGYDLVTGDHPPKRDPFATYLSSRFAADHPRFVELGFELVLSPTVTVKGRIDAIYETSPGTWEIVDFKTGRRSANPAAEVQLEAYAVAAHMANLATDPPLAVEVTFAYLGDGLDVVTEHVDETRLGTAREHLESLTEAILDGEFAQNPSSQCQWCDFLTFCPAGRAFLRSSDTLGDSPR, via the coding sequence ATGAGCATCACTCCGACTCCCGAACAGCGCAAGATCATCGACCATCCACTCGAGCCACTGCGAGTCGCTGCAGGGGCAGGAACCGGGAAAACGACCACGATTGCGATGCGGCTGGCGGCGCTGGTTCGCCGGGACGACCTCGAACCCGAGACTGCGCTCGGCATCACGTTCACCAACAAGGCCGCCGAGGAACTGGCCGACAAACTCCGACTCCATCTCCCCGAGTTCGCCCGCGAGGGCCGTGAAGTGGAAGTCACGACCTATCACGGCTTCGCTCACCGAATCGTCGGCGAGTTCGGTCCGATGGTCGGCATCGCACGCAACATCACCGTCATCGGTTCGGGCTATCAACGCGAACTGCTCCGGGAGGCGCTCGGAGCCGAATCACCGGAACTCCTCGACTTGACCTCTCCTGCTCGCCGAGTGGATGAGCTCGTAGCCCTCACCGCGCGTCTCGGCGACCACCTCCGCTTCCCCTCGGACGTTCTCGCTCTGCACCCGGGTGACGAGGTCGAGGCGGCCCGACGCGAGATGGCCTCTGTCCTCGAGCGCTACGACGCACTCAAGCGCAGGCTCGGCGTCGCCGACTACTCGGACCTGATCCGCTACGGATACGAGATCGTTTCGGAACCTTCGATAGGTCGCAGAATCCGGGATCGTTATCGTGTCGTACTCCTCGACGAGTATCAGGACACGAACCCGGCACAGCGCGAGCTCCTGCTGCAGCTCTTCGGAGACGGATTTCCCGTGACCGCCGTGGGCGACCCGGATCAGACGATCTACGAGTGGCGAGGGGCATCCCTCGAGAACTTCTCTGCCTTTCCCGATCACTTCACCGTCGCAGGGAAACGAGCGAAGACCCTGACGCTGGGAGTCAACCGGCGTTCTGATCGTCGCATCATCGACGCGGCAAACGCCGTCAAGGAGAGGATCGGCGATTCACAAGGTGTCGAACGACTCGTCGCTCGTTCCGACGCGCAGACGGGCACGGTCTCCCTCGCCTGGTTCCACGCTGCGACCGACGAAGCCGCGTGGATCGCCAGAGAAGTACGCCGACTCCACGACCATGAGGGTGTCCAGTGGCGCGACATGGCGCTGCTATTCCGCAAGAACCGGACCATCCCTCTGCTGCGTGAAGCGCTGGAAGCGCTCGACATTCCTGTGGAGGTCGCGGCGCTCGGTGGCCTTCTCCAAGTACCCGAGGTTGTCGATCTGCATGCATGGATGCGGTTGATCGGACATCCCGACGACACACCGTCACTCGTTCGAATCCTTCTCGGCTCCCACTACCGGCTGGGGATGAGCGACCTGGTGCCGCTCGTCCGGAGAAGCCGCGAACGTGGCACAACGATGCTCGTGGCCATCGATGGGGAACAGACTGAGCTCCCTGAAACCGCCCAACGTCGGCTCGCTCGGTTCCGTGAGCGCTACCGGACCCTTCTGACCCTCGCACAGGGCGTCACCCTCGTCGAGCTCGCCCGGCGCATCCTCGATGTCACCGGAACCTGGGCCGAGGTGGAGGCGCTCGAAGGATCACGCCGTTTGTCGGCGCGGCTCAACCTCTACCGGTTCCTCGACCTCGCCGAGGAGTGGAGTCCGCTCGAGGGCCGCCCCTCGCTCGAGGCGTTCCTCGACTACCTGGATCTTCTCCAACAGGATGCGACATCCGAAGAACTCGACACGGCAACACTCAGCGGCGAGGACGCCGTCTCTCTGCTGACGGTACATCGGGCCAAGGGGCTCGAATGGTCCGCCGTGTTCATTCCTGCAGTCTGCCACGGCACGTTCCCATCGTTCGCTCGCGGAGGTTTCGACGATCCACAACGCTATCCGAAATCGCTGCCTGCCCCTTTGCGCATCGATCACGTTGCCGACGACACGAGCGAGGCGGCGTTGCGGTCACGCCACGACGCGCAAGAATGGCGCACCGCCTATGTGGCGGTCACTCGCGCCAAGCACCACCTCGTGCTCACCGGCGCCCACTGGTACACGACCGGCCGGCCCAAGAAACCCAGCGCTCTCTTCGACACGATCGCGAGGCTCGATGGTGTCACCGTCGAGCCTCGCGTCCGCGAGCCGGGGAAGCCGCCCGAGCTGCTGCGAACCGACCCGCGCGTCACGACGCCCGACCCTCTGTTCCCCGAGGGATGGGAAGCAGCCTTCGAGAGCGCTGCCACCGACCCAGGATGGCTCGAGGGGTTGTCCCAGAATGCCGAGGGGTTCGCGACGCAGCAGCGCCGGTTCGAACTCGTCCTGGACGAACTCCCGAAGAACCCCCGACCGATCCCCGAGCAGCCGCTGCTCAAGGTCTCTGTCACCAATCTGGTCACCTATGCAACTTGCCCGAAACGCTACTTCTGGACGGTGGTCGATCCGCTGCCGAGACGCCCGTCTCACGCTGCCCGACGCGGCATCGAGATACACCGTCGTATCGAATTGCACAACCTCGGCGCCGTGCCACTCACGGATGCGGAGGGATACGATCTCGTCACCGGTGATCATCCGCCAAAGCGCGATCCCTTCGCCACATATCTCTCCTCGCGGTTCGCCGCGGACCACCCGCGATTCGTCGAACTCGGCTTCGAACTCGTGCTGTCTCCGACCGTCACCGTGAAAGGCCGCATCGACGCCATCTATGAGACGAGTCCCGGGACTTGGGAGATCGTTGATTTCAAGACGGGCAGGCGCTCGGCAAACCCTGCGGCGGAGGTACAGCTCGAGGCATACGCCGTCGCAGCCCACATGGCAAACCTCGCGACAGATCCGCCCCTGGCCGTCGAGGTCACGTTCGCCTACCTCGGTGACGGGCTCGACGTCGTGACCGAACACGTCGACGAGACTCGGCTCGGCACCGCGCGCGAGCATCTGGAATCCCTCACCGAAGCGATCCTCGATGGGGAGTTCGCGCAGAACCCCTCGTCGCAGTGCCAATGGTGCGACTTCCTCACCTTTTGTCCGGCGGGACGGGCATTCCTCCGAAGCTCGGACACCCTTGGCGACAGTCCACGGTAG
- a CDS encoding UvrD-helicase domain-containing protein codes for MNEQRIDPADWPDAIRRAEGPQIVVGGPGTGKTEFLVRRAHHVLEDGVRAENLLLLSFSRRGVADLRERLESLLARSGVAVPVATFHSLASRLLETFGQDILGWTRQPTLLTGPEQVALVHELLTTEDPARWPLPFRSLLPSDAFAHEVTDFVLRCSEQLIGPDRLAVLASDRADWKALPAFLERYRERLRTIGRTDYGSLLADAVNVLEDPQARDAAAEQYRFVLVDEYQDTTPAQVGLLQRLTAAGRNLTVAADPYQSIYSFRGADLHNVALFPELFTGPGDQAARRLILTTSFRVPRHILAAAERVTAGGALPGAAGAVTPAPGGGSVEVYGFTQQSEEAEWLAREIQRLHLEEGCPYGSMAVFVRSKRRFLPELSRSLERRGIPHDQPDARLTDHPTVRVIFDCAIAATTGGIEQHRAIRRILLGPLFQIPLGRLRELERSRAEADIPWSDAIRTGIEGGELLADLLEDAAWATSVSAVDGFWNIWTSLPQIAEVVADPGRREERAAWTSLAQVLGRLAERDPSTTLNDYRRLADQEDFEATPLLSYRAPEEDRLTLTTLHQSKGLQFDFVFIADAVEGTFPDLRSRESLLGSRHLTPSIPDDTPDYLRFRLQEEMRLAYTAISRARKRVVWTCTSRGFDEGRGMPSRFLPAVAGTTTVEAAISRPPEWTHPVTALEAEAWLRRIVGDPGEASVTRTAALSLLVDGPRWGLRPWHQFAGVRRRGSDTGLVGADLVMSPSKAEAYQTCPRKFVFERLLHVGDEPNSYASLGSVVHEALERAEQSAMERGDRHADLDEALEHLSALWNPAEFGGEPWAAAWFRRAERILTHLYEHWPGTGLPVALERWLDLDVDGVPWHGKADRIEVTGDGIVIVDYKTGANPLSLPEAAISIQLGFYAMATAADPELPRHGPVVGAEMWYPAKTDAKSVPVRRLDLEQMDAIIEAMSGIATGIRTEDWTPVPSRACEYCRVRLVCPEWPEGQEAFRP; via the coding sequence ATGAACGAGCAGCGCATCGATCCTGCCGATTGGCCGGACGCGATCCGACGTGCAGAAGGGCCCCAGATCGTCGTCGGCGGACCCGGCACCGGCAAGACCGAGTTCCTCGTGCGGAGAGCGCACCACGTCCTCGAAGATGGCGTGCGGGCAGAGAATCTACTGCTGCTGTCCTTCTCGCGACGGGGCGTGGCGGACTTGAGGGAGAGACTGGAGTCACTCCTGGCACGTTCCGGCGTCGCGGTGCCGGTGGCCACGTTTCACTCACTCGCCTCCCGTCTGCTGGAGACGTTCGGGCAGGACATCCTCGGGTGGACACGCCAGCCGACCCTGCTGACCGGCCCGGAACAGGTGGCGTTGGTCCACGAACTCTTGACGACCGAAGACCCGGCACGATGGCCACTCCCATTTCGTTCTCTCCTCCCTTCAGACGCCTTCGCACACGAGGTCACCGACTTCGTGTTGCGTTGCAGCGAACAGCTGATCGGCCCGGATCGCCTCGCTGTTCTTGCCTCGGATCGCGCCGACTGGAAGGCGCTGCCCGCATTCCTCGAACGGTATCGGGAAAGACTGCGCACGATCGGCCGAACCGACTATGGGTCCCTGCTGGCCGATGCGGTGAACGTCCTCGAGGACCCCCAAGCCAGAGACGCCGCCGCCGAGCAGTATCGATTCGTACTCGTCGACGAGTACCAGGACACGACTCCGGCACAAGTCGGGCTGCTGCAACGGTTGACCGCAGCCGGTCGGAATCTGACGGTTGCAGCCGATCCGTACCAGTCGATCTACAGCTTCAGGGGAGCCGACCTCCACAACGTCGCCCTCTTCCCCGAGCTCTTCACGGGACCGGGCGATCAGGCGGCCCGACGATTGATCCTCACGACTTCGTTCCGAGTACCCAGACACATCCTGGCTGCGGCGGAGCGTGTCACGGCCGGAGGGGCACTGCCTGGAGCCGCCGGAGCGGTGACCCCTGCACCGGGAGGCGGCAGCGTCGAGGTGTACGGGTTCACGCAGCAGAGCGAGGAGGCCGAATGGCTGGCCCGTGAGATCCAGCGCCTCCACCTCGAGGAAGGGTGTCCTTACGGGTCCATGGCCGTCTTCGTGCGATCCAAACGGCGGTTCCTCCCAGAGCTGTCACGCTCACTCGAACGAAGGGGGATCCCCCACGATCAGCCCGACGCCCGCCTCACCGATCACCCCACCGTTCGGGTGATCTTCGACTGTGCCATCGCTGCGACCACCGGCGGTATCGAACAGCACCGTGCGATCCGGCGCATCCTGCTGGGCCCGCTCTTTCAAATTCCCCTCGGTCGCCTACGCGAACTCGAGCGTTCGCGCGCAGAAGCGGATATCCCGTGGAGCGACGCCATCCGGACGGGCATCGAGGGCGGAGAACTCCTCGCCGATCTCCTCGAAGACGCCGCCTGGGCGACGAGCGTCTCCGCAGTCGACGGATTCTGGAACATCTGGACATCGCTTCCGCAGATCGCCGAAGTCGTCGCCGATCCCGGGCGGAGGGAGGAGCGGGCCGCATGGACATCGCTCGCGCAGGTCCTCGGCCGCCTCGCGGAACGGGACCCCTCCACGACGCTGAACGACTACCGGCGGCTGGCAGATCAAGAGGATTTCGAGGCAACTCCCCTCCTGTCGTACCGAGCGCCCGAGGAAGACCGGCTGACGTTGACCACACTGCACCAGTCGAAGGGCCTCCAGTTCGACTTCGTCTTCATCGCAGACGCCGTCGAAGGAACCTTCCCGGATCTTCGCTCCAGAGAGTCGCTCCTCGGTTCGAGACATCTCACGCCCTCGATTCCCGATGACACACCGGACTACCTCCGATTCCGCCTCCAGGAGGAGATGCGTCTGGCGTACACGGCAATCAGTCGAGCGCGCAAGCGAGTGGTGTGGACCTGTACCTCGCGCGGGTTCGATGAAGGACGAGGGATGCCCAGCCGCTTCCTTCCTGCCGTGGCAGGGACTACAACGGTCGAAGCTGCGATCTCGCGACCACCGGAGTGGACACATCCGGTGACCGCTCTCGAGGCGGAAGCGTGGCTACGACGAATCGTCGGAGACCCGGGAGAAGCTTCGGTCACACGCACCGCTGCACTCTCGCTCCTCGTCGACGGACCCCGATGGGGTCTCCGGCCGTGGCACCAGTTCGCCGGAGTTCGCCGTCGCGGGTCCGATACGGGTCTCGTCGGTGCCGATCTGGTGATGTCACCATCGAAAGCCGAGGCGTACCAAACGTGTCCACGCAAGTTCGTGTTCGAACGTCTCCTCCATGTCGGCGATGAGCCAAACTCATACGCCTCACTGGGTTCGGTCGTACACGAGGCGCTCGAGAGAGCCGAACAGTCGGCCATGGAGCGAGGCGACCGGCATGCCGACCTCGACGAGGCCCTCGAACACCTCTCAGCACTCTGGAACCCTGCGGAATTCGGAGGAGAGCCCTGGGCCGCGGCCTGGTTCCGGCGAGCCGAACGAATCCTCACCCATCTCTACGAGCACTGGCCCGGAACAGGTCTGCCCGTCGCTCTGGAGCGTTGGCTCGACCTCGACGTCGACGGTGTCCCCTGGCACGGCAAAGCCGACCGAATCGAGGTCACGGGTGACGGCATCGTCATCGTCGATTACAAGACAGGAGCGAATCCACTCTCCCTGCCTGAAGCCGCCATCTCCATCCAACTCGGCTTCTATGCCATGGCGACGGCGGCAGATCCTGAGCTGCCCCGACATGGCCCCGTCGTGGGAGCAGAGATGTGGTATCCGGCGAAGACAGATGCGAAGTCGGTTCCTGTCCGCAGACTCGATCTGGAGCAGATGGATGCAATCATCGAAGCGATGTCAGGCATCGCTACCGGTATCCGAACCGAAGACTGGACGCCTGTGCCCAGTCGGGCATGTGAGTACTGCCGCGTTCGGCTCGTCTGTCCGGAGTGGCCCGAGGGACAGGAAGCCTTTCGACCATGA
- a CDS encoding DUF488 family protein, producing MPSNEPPIVYTIGHGANGFPTIAAVLDRHRIATLIDVRSRPYSQHAPDFRRETLSPLAQAAGFGYRWFGDTLGGLGETPHPASLLASLAQVISLARTAPVALLCAEGEPTRCHRSTVLAPRLEDMGARVVHILPDGSTRPHQPTLGF from the coding sequence ATGCCCTCGAACGAACCCCCCATCGTCTACACCATCGGTCACGGTGCGAACGGCTTTCCAACCATCGCCGCCGTGCTGGACCGCCATCGAATCGCGACGTTGATCGACGTTCGATCTCGCCCGTATTCACAGCACGCTCCCGACTTTCGCAGGGAAACCCTGTCACCTCTCGCCCAGGCTGCCGGCTTCGGATACCGCTGGTTCGGCGACACACTGGGCGGCCTCGGTGAGACACCGCATCCTGCCTCGCTCCTGGCTTCCCTCGCCCAGGTGATCTCACTCGCACGCACTGCCCCGGTGGCCCTCCTCTGCGCAGAAGGAGAGCCCACACGGTGCCATCGCTCGACCGTGCTCGCACCAAGACTCGAAGACATGGGTGCGCGCGTGGTGCACATCCTGCCGGACGGGTCGACGAGACCACACCAGCCGACCCTCGGGTTCTAG
- a CDS encoding glutamate dehydrogenase, translating into MYREAVAQFDRVAEIMNLDSNVWQRLRYPQRSLVVTFPYRRDKYSDVETLFGYRVQHVLTMGPTKGGIRYAPDVNLGEVAALAMLMTWKTSIVGLPFGGAKGGVRVNPLELSLPELQRVTRRYTVEVINFIGPNKDIPAPDMGTNEQTMAWIMDTYSQEVGHTEPAVVTGKPPALGGSVARREATGRGVVSLLPAAANHADVNLSGARVIVQGFGNVGRYAAIAAAELGCSVVAVSDVHGGIYDPNGLEIGKVARWVDEHDFLDGYPDADPVGNADLLELPCEVLIPAAVAGVIHKGNAERIQARIVAEGANGPTTMEADEILGDKGTFIIPDVLANSGGVTVSYFEWVQDLQNYFWSENETVARLREIMNRAFDEVLSISIRRNVDMRTAALIKGVRRVAEAKLARGVYP; encoded by the coding sequence ATGTACCGCGAGGCGGTCGCGCAGTTCGACCGTGTTGCGGAGATCATGAATCTGGACAGCAACGTTTGGCAACGTCTCCGCTACCCCCAGCGGTCGCTCGTCGTGACGTTTCCATACCGCAGAGACAAGTACTCCGATGTTGAGACCCTGTTCGGGTACCGGGTCCAGCATGTGCTGACGATGGGACCGACGAAGGGTGGGATCCGGTACGCCCCGGATGTGAACCTGGGCGAGGTTGCTGCCCTTGCCATGCTCATGACCTGGAAGACGTCGATCGTCGGGCTGCCGTTCGGGGGTGCCAAGGGCGGCGTTCGCGTCAATCCGTTGGAGCTGAGCTTGCCGGAGCTTCAGCGGGTCACCAGACGGTACACCGTCGAAGTGATCAACTTCATCGGGCCCAACAAGGACATACCCGCTCCGGACATGGGTACGAATGAGCAGACGATGGCCTGGATCATGGACACCTACAGCCAGGAAGTCGGTCACACGGAACCGGCGGTCGTCACCGGGAAGCCGCCGGCGCTCGGTGGATCGGTTGCTCGAAGAGAGGCGACGGGCCGCGGTGTCGTCAGCCTGCTCCCTGCAGCCGCCAACCACGCAGATGTGAACCTCTCAGGTGCCCGGGTGATCGTCCAGGGATTCGGCAACGTCGGACGGTACGCGGCGATCGCCGCTGCGGAGCTGGGATGTTCGGTTGTCGCCGTCTCGGACGTTCACGGCGGGATCTACGATCCGAATGGGCTCGAGATCGGCAAGGTCGCACGCTGGGTCGATGAGCACGACTTTCTCGATGGGTATCCGGATGCAGATCCGGTCGGCAATGCAGACCTGCTCGAACTGCCGTGCGAGGTTCTCATTCCTGCTGCGGTCGCCGGTGTCATCCACAAGGGCAACGCCGAGAGGATTCAGGCACGGATCGTTGCCGAAGGAGCCAACGGTCCGACCACCATGGAAGCCGATGAGATCCTTGGGGACAAGGGTACGTTCATCATTCCGGACGTCCTCGCCAACTCCGGCGGGGTCACCGTGTCCTATTTCGAGTGGGTCCAGGATCTACAGAATTACTTCTGGTCTGAGAACGAAACCGTGGCGCGACTGCGCGAAATCATGAATAGGGCCTTTGACGAGGTGTTGTCCATCAGCATCAGACGGAACGTCGATATGCGCACCGCAGCCCTGATCAAAGGCGTGCGCAGGGTCGCCGAGGCGAAACTGGCTCGCGGCGTCTACCCGTAG
- the fabI gene encoding enoyl-ACP reductase FabI gives MLLARKRFLITGVLTDDSIAWHVARVAQEEGAEVLLTGFGRGLRVTQRSALRLPSPPDVIELDVNDPSHVEALVDDISSRWGSLDGALHAIAFAPDDALGGKFLSTPPESAQVAFMTSAFSFKTIAACLAPLMPSGGSLVTLDFDNRQAWPAYDWMGVAKAALESVTRYLARDLGPQGIRVNAVAAGPLGTVAARSIPGFARFDEVWRERAPLAWNVEDPTPVARMVCLLLSDWTPMTTGELVHVDGGFHAIAAGAE, from the coding sequence ATGTTGCTGGCAAGGAAACGCTTTCTCATCACCGGAGTGCTCACCGACGACTCGATCGCGTGGCACGTCGCCCGAGTGGCGCAAGAAGAAGGTGCAGAGGTGCTGCTCACCGGCTTCGGTCGCGGGCTGCGGGTCACGCAGCGGTCTGCCCTGCGGCTTCCCAGCCCGCCTGACGTCATCGAGTTGGATGTGAACGATCCTTCCCATGTCGAAGCGCTCGTCGACGATATCTCCTCTCGGTGGGGAAGTCTCGACGGGGCGTTGCACGCGATTGCCTTCGCTCCGGACGATGCTCTCGGCGGCAAGTTCTTGAGTACGCCACCTGAGAGCGCTCAGGTCGCGTTCATGACGTCGGCCTTTTCCTTCAAGACGATCGCGGCATGCCTTGCTCCGCTCATGCCGTCGGGCGGCTCGCTCGTCACACTTGATTTCGACAATCGCCAGGCTTGGCCTGCGTACGACTGGATGGGAGTCGCGAAGGCGGCGCTCGAGTCGGTGACCCGGTATCTCGCCCGTGATCTCGGTCCGCAGGGGATTCGAGTCAACGCCGTTGCCGCAGGTCCGCTGGGGACCGTTGCAGCACGGTCGATTCCCGGCTTTGCGAGGTTCGACGAAGTCTGGAGGGAACGGGCACCTCTGGCGTGGAATGTCGAGGACCCGACTCCCGTGGCACGAATGGTGTGTTTGCTGCTCTCAGATTGGACGCCGATGACGACCGGGGAACTCGTTCACGTGGACGGAGGATTCCACGCCATCGCTGCTGGAGCCGAATAG